The window GCGAGGAGTTTCTCGGCTGGTGTCCGATGAGTCCCGACCTCGTGGAGATGGAGCCTTACGATGAGGCGCGGGACATCATCTTTTATCGCGCCCTGATTCCCGAGAGCAGCATCCTGCTCAAGGCGGGAAGCTATGCCGTGCTCTATCCGGAGGACGTGCATCGCCCGGGCGTTTCGGTGCTCGACGAGTATCCAGCGGACGTGACGAAGGTCGTCGTGAAGATTGATTTGGAGTTGATGAAGAACTGACAAGATGCAAGAAGAGATCAGGGAACTGACCAGAGAGGATGGTTTGTGGGCATGAGTGTAAGAAGACTTTTTGTAGAGAAGAGGCAGGGATATTTCGACATTCCCGCGCAGCAGCTTTGTGACGACCTGACGGAGACGTTCCGTTTGGCGACGGAGCTCAAGGCAGTGCGCATCTTCATTCGCTACGACATCGAGGGACTTTCAGACGAAGAATACAAGGCGGTGCGCGACATCGTCTTCGTTGAGCCGCCCGTCGATACGGTCTATGAGGAGAAACTGCCCGACTTTCCCGAGTCGAAGGCGTTCGCTGTTGAGTATCTGCCGGGGCAGTACGACCAGCGTGCTGATTCGGCGGCGCAGTGCGTGCAGCTTGTGACGCAGAAGGAGCGTCCGACAATTCGCACGGCGATCGTTTATGTGCTCGTCGGCACGATTTCGGCAGATCTTTTGGCAAAGATTAAGGCGTACTGCATCAACAAGGTCGAAAGCCGCGAGGCCGCTTTGCAGAAGCCGGCGACGCTCGCGGAGAAGATCGAAGAGCCTGCCGATGTGGAGACGCTTGCGGGATTCTGCCGCATGGATGTGGCGGCGCTCGGAAATTTGTTGAAAGAGCGCGGCTTTGCCATGAGTCTGGAGGATCTGCAGTTCTGCCAGAAGTATTTTGCCTCGGCGGAGAAGCGTGAGCCGACGATCACGGAGCTTCGCGTCATCGACACGTATTGGTCTGATCACTGCCGCCATACGACGTTTACGACGGTCATCGACAAGGTGGACTTCGGCAACGGCAAATACGCACCGATGCTTGCGCAGGCAGTGAAGCTCTACATGCTCGACCGCGAGAAGATTCATGCGGGAAAGCAGGCGGACGTATCCTTGATGGATCTTGCGTGCATCGGCATGAAGGCGCTGCGTCAGCAGGGGCTTTTGGAAGATCTCGATGCTTCCGATGAGGTCAACGCGTGCAGCATCGTCGTGCCTGTGGAGATTGACGGCAAGGAAGAAAATTGGCTCGTGATGTTCAAGAATGAGACGCACAACCATCCGACGGAAATTGAACCGTTTGGCGGTGCGGCGACGTGCCTTGGCGGTGCGATCCGTGATCCCCTGTCGGGGCGTTCCTACGTCTATCAGGCGATGCGTGTGACTGGCGCCGCCGACCCACGCGGCAAGATCGCCGATACATTGCCGGGCAAGCTGCCGCAAAAGAAGATTACGCAAGGGGCGGCGGCAGGCTTCAGCTCCTACGGCAACCAGATCGGTCTTGCGACGGGCGAGGTGCATGAGTTCTACCATGAAGGCTACATGGCGAAGCGCATGGAGATCGGCGCCGTCATCGGCGCTGTGCCGCAGGCGGACGTCGTGCGCCAGACGCCGGAGCCGGGCGACGTCGTCGTCTTGGTCGGCGGCCGCACGGGACGCGACGGCTGCGGCGGCGCGACCGGCTCGTCGAAGGTACACACGGAGGCTTCTTTGACAACGGCGGGCGCCGAGGTGCAGAAGGGAAATGCGCCGACGGAGCGCAAGCTTCAGCGCCTCTTCCGCCATCCCGAGGTCAGCCGTTTCATCAAGCGCTGCAACGACTTCGGTGCGGGCGGCGTCGCCGTCGCCGTCGGCGAACTTGCGCCGTCCTTGGCGATCGATCTCGATGCCGTGAAGAAAAAGTACGAGGGACTCGACGGCACGGAGCTTGCCATTTCCGAGTCGCAGGAGCGCATGGCTCTCGTCATGCGTCCCGAGGCTCTACCCGTTCTCACGGCGTTCGCTGATCGCGAAAATCTCGAGGCGACGCCGATCGCTCAGGTCACGGATACAGGCAGGCTTGAGATGGTCTGGCGCGGGCAGAAGATTGTGAGCCTTGCGCGTGTATTCCTCGATACGAACGGCGTCAAGCAGCATGCGCGCGTAACCTTGAAGTCACCCGACGTGGAGACAAACTATCTGCGCCAGCTGCCGCCTGCTGTCGTCAAGAACCAGCGCGACCTTACGGCGGCATGGCATGCAAACCTCGCCGATCTCAATGTTGCCAGTCAGAAGGGACTTGCTGAGCGCTTTGACTCTACGGTCGGCGCGGGCACGGTTCTGATGCCGTTTGGCGGTAAGGATCAGCTGTCGCCGCAGCAGGGCATGGTCGCGAAAATTCCCGTGAAGAAGGGCGAAACGGATACGGCGACGGCGATGACCTTCGGTTTCGACCCGTACTTGTCAGAGTGGAGTCCGTTCCACGGTGCGCTCTATGCCATCGTCGAGGCGGTTACGAAGATGGTGGCGCTCGGCGCGGATGCGGCGACGGTGCGCCTCTCCTTGCAGGAGTACTTCGAGAGCCTTGGCAAGGATCCTGAGAAGTGGGGCATGCCGTTTGCGGCGCTTTTGGGTGCACTATGGGCGCAGC of the Selenomonas sputigena genome contains:
- a CDS encoding YhcH/YjgK/YiaL family protein encodes the protein MMTGIIGVSKDEQKGYSAALMKALAFLRAQDFRNMPEGRHEIDGDKIFALLSRYTTRPQAECAPEAHRKFVDVQYVADGEEFLGWCPMSPDLVEMEPYDEARDIIFYRALIPESSILLKAGSYAVLYPEDVHRPGVSVLDEYPADVTKVVVKIDLELMKN
- a CDS encoding phosphoribosylformylglycinamidine synthase, coding for MSVRRLFVEKRQGYFDIPAQQLCDDLTETFRLATELKAVRIFIRYDIEGLSDEEYKAVRDIVFVEPPVDTVYEEKLPDFPESKAFAVEYLPGQYDQRADSAAQCVQLVTQKERPTIRTAIVYVLVGTISADLLAKIKAYCINKVESREAALQKPATLAEKIEEPADVETLAGFCRMDVAALGNLLKERGFAMSLEDLQFCQKYFASAEKREPTITELRVIDTYWSDHCRHTTFTTVIDKVDFGNGKYAPMLAQAVKLYMLDREKIHAGKQADVSLMDLACIGMKALRQQGLLEDLDASDEVNACSIVVPVEIDGKEENWLVMFKNETHNHPTEIEPFGGAATCLGGAIRDPLSGRSYVYQAMRVTGAADPRGKIADTLPGKLPQKKITQGAAAGFSSYGNQIGLATGEVHEFYHEGYMAKRMEIGAVIGAVPQADVVRQTPEPGDVVVLVGGRTGRDGCGGATGSSKVHTEASLTTAGAEVQKGNAPTERKLQRLFRHPEVSRFIKRCNDFGAGGVAVAVGELAPSLAIDLDAVKKKYEGLDGTELAISESQERMALVMRPEALPVLTAFADRENLEATPIAQVTDTGRLEMVWRGQKIVSLARVFLDTNGVKQHARVTLKSPDVETNYLRQLPPAVVKNQRDLTAAWHANLADLNVASQKGLAERFDSTVGAGTVLMPFGGKDQLSPQQGMVAKIPVKKGETDTATAMTFGFDPYLSEWSPFHGALYAIVEAVTKMVALGADAATVRLSLQEYFESLGKDPEKWGMPFAALLGALWAQHELRVPAIGGKDSMSGTFENIHVPPTVVAFAVNVMKASEAISAEFKYANSKVYAVEVPIDANDLPVFANLRRNYERVHALMQSRRVFSASSVGRGGIAAALTKMCLGNGLGFKAAPGAIKFEDLFRPAYGTILLEMSEAVNVTDALAGVKWTLLGRTTTVASIVCNGMVQTLDELRESYVGALDGIFPAAVSSKGRTASAAAPFRRGVRQRASDRYTKPRIFMPVFPGINCEYETQRAFEKAGGEVDALVIRNLTPQTVEESVQAITSGINKAQILMLPGGFSGGDEPDGSGKFIAATLRNPRIAEAIMELLQKREGLILGICNGFQALVKLGLLPYGKIMPLDPESPTLTRNTIGRHVSCMVQTRIMSNLSPWFNNVSVGDIHTIPVSHGEGRFVADKEVIARMRIRGQIAAQYVDDAGEPTMESPFNPNGSMEAIEAITSPNGRILGKMGHSERVGDNISKNVPGNKDQGLFDAGVRFFR